A stretch of Christensenellaceae bacterium DNA encodes these proteins:
- a CDS encoding cytokinin riboside 5'-monophosphate phosphoribohydrolase, protein MKKICVFGSSSSVLEQSYFDDAFALGKLIAENGWEMVFGAGDMGMMGHAARGVKAGGGKMTGVIPEFMNLPGIPFEKCDELIVSPSMRERKFVMEEMADAFVVTAGGFGTFEELCEVVTLKQLKRHEKAIVILNTNGFFDEMIAMFEKCVAQRFAKEEALSVYEVVNTPQQAIEAIKNYRYQSMGSKWFTPDAP, encoded by the coding sequence ATGAAAAAGATATGCGTATTTGGCTCCTCTTCTTCCGTATTGGAGCAGTCTTATTTTGACGACGCGTTTGCGTTGGGAAAGCTGATCGCCGAAAACGGCTGGGAAATGGTTTTTGGCGCGGGCGATATGGGCATGATGGGCCATGCGGCGCGCGGCGTTAAAGCGGGCGGCGGAAAAATGACGGGCGTGATTCCCGAATTTATGAACCTGCCGGGAATCCCGTTCGAAAAGTGCGACGAGCTGATCGTTTCGCCGTCCATGCGGGAGCGTAAATTTGTGATGGAAGAAATGGCCGACGCTTTTGTTGTGACGGCGGGCGGCTTCGGCACGTTCGAGGAGCTGTGCGAGGTCGTCACCTTAAAGCAATTGAAGCGGCATGAAAAGGCGATCGTGATCCTCAATACAAACGGTTTTTTTGACGAGATGATCGCCATGTTCGAAAAATGTGTGGCGCAGAGATTTGCCAAAGAAGAGGCGCTCAGCGTTTACGAGGTAGTAAATACGCCGCAGCAGGCGATAGAAGCAATCAAAAATTACCGCTACCAGTCGATGGGGAGTAAATGGTTCACGCCTGACGCGCCGTAA
- a CDS encoding phosphatase: protein MFDYHIHSNVSFDAYDSMVKCAQAAYDKGLQEICFTDHHEMGYPYDEVKPNFDFDLYFSELERARRAVPGLTIRAGLEAALIPGWLNRIAEDIAGRGFDFIIASQHTVLGKDPFFGDLFEGLTLRRAQEAYLREMRDDLKNFKGDYSVIAHIGYIDKYLGKCKLLPGDAPFQYKDFPDLLDEILLSAIEAGRGIEVNTSNYYIHGYPTPHPTIIKRFFELKGEVVTIGSDAHSADVIGHNFKEARELLKSCGAKYICTFEAMQPTFVPID, encoded by the coding sequence ATGTTTGATTACCACATCCATTCGAACGTTTCTTTCGACGCATACGACAGCATGGTGAAATGCGCGCAGGCGGCATATGATAAAGGCCTGCAGGAGATTTGCTTTACCGATCATCATGAAATGGGCTATCCGTACGACGAAGTCAAACCCAATTTTGATTTTGACCTTTATTTCAGCGAGCTCGAACGGGCGCGCCGCGCCGTGCCCGGGCTTACGATCCGTGCCGGCCTGGAAGCCGCGCTCATCCCCGGCTGGCTTAATAGGATTGCCGAAGATATTGCCGGGCGCGGCTTTGACTTTATCATCGCATCTCAGCATACCGTGCTGGGCAAGGACCCTTTTTTCGGCGACCTGTTTGAGGGGCTGACGCTGCGCCGCGCGCAGGAAGCGTACCTTAGGGAAATGCGGGACGACCTTAAAAATTTCAAGGGGGACTACTCCGTTATCGCACACATCGGCTATATCGATAAATATCTCGGCAAATGTAAGCTTTTGCCCGGCGACGCGCCTTTCCAGTACAAGGATTTTCCCGACCTGCTTGATGAAATCCTGCTAAGCGCAATTGAAGCTGGACGCGGCATCGAAGTCAATACCAGCAATTATTATATCCACGGTTACCCGACGCCCCATCCGACGATCATCAAACGGTTTTTCGAGCTCAAGGGCGAGGTCGTGACCATCGGCAGCGACGCGCACAGCGCGGACGTCATCGGGCACAACTTTAAGGAAGCGCGCGAACTTCTGAAAAGCTGCGGCGCAAAGTACATTTGCACCTTTGAGGCCATGCAGCCAACTTTCGTGCCTATCGATTGA